A stretch of Monomorium pharaonis isolate MP-MQ-018 chromosome 7, ASM1337386v2, whole genome shotgun sequence DNA encodes these proteins:
- the LOC105829491 gene encoding RING finger protein 121 isoform X2 has protein sequence MDTHQMHQMPNKSEAELTPEEKWRVEHIKMHEQHRGHESMHAEMLIILLVTLTVAQIVLFEWKKRHFKSYQLVTLVAMWIIPFGISLKNHWWRFIFLWLLSSCITGLVVRKAIQRPIEGTTPRLVYKWFYFIYKLSYALGIIGYILILFTFFGLNIILNVKPHVWMDWGMLFLFYGLYFGVLGRDIAEICADTMASHIGYYTPDSMPTRVLEPNVCAVCGNKLLVSEHEEGVIENTYKLTCEHVFHEFCIRGWCIVGKKQTCPYCKEKVDLTKMFRNPWQRPHVLYGQLLDWLRWLVAWQPLILFLVQGINWALGLE, from the exons ATGGACACACACCAGATGCATCAaatgccgaataaa agcGAGGCAGAACTAACTCCAGAGGAAAAATGGAg agTAGAGCACATAAAAATGCATGAACAGCATAGAGGTCACGAATCTATGCATGCAGAGATGTTGATTATATTGTTAGTGACATTAACTGTAGCACAGATTGTATTATTCGAATGGAAAAAGAGGCACTTTAAGTCTTATCAG cTTGTAACATTAGTAGCCATGTGGATTATTCCATTTGGAATTAGCTTGAAGAATCACTGGTggagatttatatttttatggcTTTTATCTTCTTGTATAACAGGTCTAGTAGTAAGGAAAGCCATTCAGAGACCAATAGAAGGTACCACGCCTAG aTTAGTGTACAAatggttttattttatctataagcTTAGCTACGCACTGGGTATAAttggatatattttaatattatttacattttttggtttaaatatcatattaaatgttaagcCTCATGTTTGGATGGATTGGGGCATGTTGTTCCTATTTTATGGTCTTTACTTTGGAGTATTAGGAAGGGACATTGCTGAAATATGTGCCGACACAATGGCGTCGCACATTGGG TATTATACTCCAGACAGTATGCCGACCAGGGTTTTGGAGCCAAATGTTTGCGCAGTATGCGGAAATAAACTTCTAGTTTCCGAGCACGAGGAAGGTGTGattgaaaatacatataaGCTTACTTGCGAACACGTTTTCCATGAATTTTGCATTAGGGGCTGGTGTATCGTGGGAAAAAAACAAACCTGTCCTTATTGCAAGGAGAAAGTTGacttaacaaaaatgtttcgCAATCC TTGGCAACGGCCACACGTTTTATATGGTCAATTGTTGGATTGGTTAAGGTGGCTGGTTGCTTGGCAAccgttaattttgtttctagTTCAAGGTATCAATTGGGCTCTGGGCCTTGAGTAA
- the LOC105829491 gene encoding RING finger protein 121 isoform X1, with translation MDTHQMHQMPNKSEAELTPEEKWRVEHIKMHEQHRGHESMHAEMLIILLVTLTVAQIVLFEWKKRHFKSYQLVTLVAMWIIPFGISLKNHWWRFIFLWLLSSCITGLVVRKAIQRPIEGTTPRLVYKWFYFIYKLSYALGIIGYILILFTFFGLNIILNVKPHVWMDWGMLFLFYGLYFGVLGRDIAEICADTMASHIGYYTPDSMPTRVLEPNVCAVCGNKLLVSEHEEGVIENTYKLTCEHVFHEFCIRGWCIVGKKQTCPYCKEKVDLTKMFRNPWQRPHVLYGQLLDWLRWLVAWQPLILFLVQGINWALGLEVTDTKEDQHEKTFGVTPD, from the exons ATGGACACACACCAGATGCATCAaatgccgaataaa agcGAGGCAGAACTAACTCCAGAGGAAAAATGGAg agTAGAGCACATAAAAATGCATGAACAGCATAGAGGTCACGAATCTATGCATGCAGAGATGTTGATTATATTGTTAGTGACATTAACTGTAGCACAGATTGTATTATTCGAATGGAAAAAGAGGCACTTTAAGTCTTATCAG cTTGTAACATTAGTAGCCATGTGGATTATTCCATTTGGAATTAGCTTGAAGAATCACTGGTggagatttatatttttatggcTTTTATCTTCTTGTATAACAGGTCTAGTAGTAAGGAAAGCCATTCAGAGACCAATAGAAGGTACCACGCCTAG aTTAGTGTACAAatggttttattttatctataagcTTAGCTACGCACTGGGTATAAttggatatattttaatattatttacattttttggtttaaatatcatattaaatgttaagcCTCATGTTTGGATGGATTGGGGCATGTTGTTCCTATTTTATGGTCTTTACTTTGGAGTATTAGGAAGGGACATTGCTGAAATATGTGCCGACACAATGGCGTCGCACATTGGG TATTATACTCCAGACAGTATGCCGACCAGGGTTTTGGAGCCAAATGTTTGCGCAGTATGCGGAAATAAACTTCTAGTTTCCGAGCACGAGGAAGGTGTGattgaaaatacatataaGCTTACTTGCGAACACGTTTTCCATGAATTTTGCATTAGGGGCTGGTGTATCGTGGGAAAAAAACAAACCTGTCCTTATTGCAAGGAGAAAGTTGacttaacaaaaatgtttcgCAATCC TTGGCAACGGCCACACGTTTTATATGGTCAATTGTTGGATTGGTTAAGGTGGCTGGTTGCTTGGCAAccgttaattttgtttctagTTCAAGGTATCAATTGGGCTCTGGGCCTTGA agtaACAGATACAAAGGAGGATCAGCATGAAAAAACATTCGGTGTAACGCCTGATTAA